The Brevundimonas vesicularis genome includes the window TCCCATTCAAGATGGGCGTCGGTGTGCGCCTTCGGCTCGGCCTTCTGCAGGTAGTAGACCTCGCGGAAGGGAAAGAGGACGGCGTCGGCGTCCTGCTCGATGGAGCCGGATTCCCGAAGGTCGGACAGCATCGGCCGCTTGTCGTCCCGGCTCTCGACGGAGCGGTTCAACTGGCTGAGCAGGATGATCGCGATCTTGGCTTCACGAGCCAGGGTCTTCAGGGCGCCGGTCATCTCAGCGATGGCGCTGGCCTCGTTGCGGCCGGCGAGGGCGGGGCGGCGCATCAGCTGCAGGTAGTCGATGCCAATGGCCGCCAGATCGCCACGGCGTTTCATGGCCCAGACGGCGCGGCTGACGTCTTCGACGGACACGCCGGCGCGGTCGCGGAGCCAGAGGTTCTTGGGAATGGATTGTTTCGCGCGGTGAAGGGCTTGCAGATCGAAGCTCGTCAACGGCTGGACCTTTGCGATGTCGGAGAAGCTGACGGGCTGGTCTTCCTCGACCGTCAGACGCGACAGGGCGCGGTCGTTCAGCTGGTCGGTGTCCATTTCCAGCGAGAAGCCGGCGAAGAGCTTGCCAGGGTTCCGCAGGGCGGCGCCGTAGAGGACGTTGCCCAGCAGCGCCGTCTTGCCCATGCCGGGGCGCCCGGCCATAACGATGACAGAACCGGGCAGCAGGCCGCCGAGGCGCTTGTCGATCGATGACAGGCCGGTCTGGACACCCTTGGGCTTGCCGGTGGCCACTTCCAGCTCCAGCCGGTCCATGCGGGCTTGGGCTGCGTCCCACGCGTTCACAAACAGGGCGTCTTCGGGGCGGCGCCGCGTTCAGCCTCTTCAAGCTCAGCACGCGCCTTGGCGACGGCCATATAGCCGCTGTGCTCGGGGTCACGGGCCGAGGTCAGCGTCTCCGTCGCCATTTTGATCAGGCGGCGCCGGACGGCTGTGTCCGCGATCTGCTCGGCATAGGCGCGGATCGTGTTGGCGGGTGGGGCGGCATCCCAGAGACGACGCAGATACGGCAGGCCGCCGAAGTGTTCGAACGCAGGATCCGGCGCCAGGTCGTTCTGGATGGTGGCGGGCTCAGCCAGCTTGCCGGCGGTGATCAACCGACCGACCAGGGCGTAGATGCGCTGATGGTACGGCTCAGAGAAATCCTCTGGCGTGACAAGGTCGTGGACCTGCCTGTGCGCCTCGTTGCTGAAGAGGAGGATGCCTAGCAAGGCTTGTTCAGCCTCTAGGTTCAGAGGAAGGTTCGAACCCTCGTCTTGGTCGCGCGGGTCCATCATGCCGCCTTCTCCGTGAAGAGAGGGCCGCAGCGGATGGTCTCAGCGCGGGCTACAGCAGCCTCGGCATGGCGGGTGAGCAGTGCAGCCGCCTGAGGGTAGCGCTTGGCCCGAGCCTTGGCTTCCCGACGCAGGGTGTCGGCGTAGAACAGTTCGAACGCTACAAGATCGCGTCTATTCATGGCGGCCCCCATCGTTGGCGGCCTTGGTCAGGTTGGCGAACGCCTGCTCCGCGGCGGCGCGCCGGATCGGGCCGGTGTAGATCGAGACATGGGCGAAGCGCCCGAAGGTAGAGGCGGCGCCCTCGGCGTCGAGACGGGCGCATAGGGCATCCTTCACGGCCGAGAGCACGCCCTCGCAATGCAGGACCAGATCGGCGTCGCTGATGCCTGCGATGGCGACGGCTGTGGCCATGCGCGCATCGGCCCTCACCTTGGCGTCACGCGCCTTCTGAGCGGCGGTGCGGCGGTCCTTGTCGATCTGGGTCAGGACGCGATCGGAGAAGTCGCGGCGTTGGGGACGGGACATCAGGCGGCCCACCGACGGTTGGCACGCTCAAGGTTCTCCTTGGGCTTCGGCTGGGTGATGTCGCGGGCGAAGGCGCGCTGGGCGTGGTCGAGGCAGTAGGAACACTTCTCGATGCCCTGATAGATCGGGGCGCCACAGGCCAGCTGGTCGGCCGCGCGGGCGGGCGTCCCGACGGGCCAAGCGCATTGACCGAAGCTGCGACCGACCATGGGGACCGAGTTGTCGTTCGCCGCGTCGATCGTCCGCTTGATGATCAGGCGGCCGGCGGCGGCCTTCTCGGCGCGCTGCTCAGCGGTGCTGTCGGACTTGGACTTGGACAGGTCGAAAGGCTGCGAGACGGTGGCCTTCGGGGGCTTGGGATGCTTCGGGGGCGAGGCTCGCGAACGGGCTTCACCTTCGCGGTCTTGGCAACGGTCCCGGGCTTTGCGTTCGTCTTCCGGCCTTCGCTCAAGCCGTGCCGGTGAACCATGCCGATCACCATGTTTCGGGTCCAGGTCGGGCCCATCAGCCGGGCGATGTTGCTTGCCGACTTATTTTCCAGCCACAGGCGTTCGACGTGCTCGACAGTCTCGGGCGTGTGGAGCGCATTGCCGCGCCGACGGTCCCCCAGCCCGAAACTCTTTCGGATGCTACGGACGCTGGTCTCGGATATGCCGAGGCGGTCGCCGATCTGGGTTCCGCTCAGGCCGGCTTCCCATAGGCGGGTAAACTCGGCGCGGCTTACTTTGGCGAAGATGTTCATGCGGCCCTCCCGGCCGTGAAGTTAAGGGGATCCCAGCGGCCGGCGTCGCGGGGGAAGCGGGTTTTCACGGCGTGGAGCCAGAGACCGAAAGCGTCGGCTTCGTCGGGGACGGCAGGGTTGAAACCGTAGGTCCGGGCGGCGCGGACCATGTCGTCCTTGTCGGCGCGGCCGGAGCCGGTCAGGGCCTTCTTGACGGTGACCGGGTAGACCTCGCAGCACTCGATGGCGGCGCGGACGGCGACCATTTCAGTGATGCCGGCGAGGGCGTGGAGCTTGCGCGTCACATGCGGCGTCGCGCTGGACGCCAGGATGGGCGCTTCGAACAGGAGAAGGCTCGGCCCGACCTCGCGGACCTTCAACGTCAGCCAGTCCTCAAAGGCGATGAGGAAGGAGCCGACGTCCTCGCCGGTCTTCGGCAGGCGGATATGACCGATCGCCGGCAGTTCGCCGGTGTCAGGCTGTCCGAAGCAGAAGCCGGTGCAGGTTGCGAGGTCGAGCGCGAGGTACATCAGGCTGCGCCCTGAACCGCAGCCGCAGCCAGATCATCGTTGGCGGCCGACTTTTCGAACTTCTCAGCCAGTCTGGTCTGGGCCCGGCGCCAGCCTTGCGAGAAGTCCGGGACGTGGGCTGGCAGCACCCATTCAGGCGGGATCTCGTCTTCGCCGCGCAGGCCCATGGCATAGCCCTGGGCTTCGGCGTCGACGGAATCACGGGCGGCGTCGCCCAGATTGAACAGGTCCGGCTGGGTGCCGGCCGGAAGGCCCGCCCAGGTCCGCAGCTTGGCGCGACGCTCTTCCTCGGCCGTCAGGTCGCGTCGGCTGGCCTTGCCGTCGTCCAAGATGGCCTGCAGTTCCTTGCGCGAGAAGCCGTCGGCCTTCGCGGTGCGGAACAGATCAGTCAGGGCCTGGGCCTCGACGTCCAGCGCAGCCTTGGCGACCGCCTTCTTGGCCTCCTGCACACGCAGCTTGTTGATGTGCGACAGGAAGACAGCTTCCTCATCGCGGTTGGGGATCGACTTGGGTTCGCCGCCGTCAGGGCTGGCGCTCAGCTTCTTGGCCATCTGGCCCTCCATCAAGACCGCTCAACGGGGCGGTCTGTCCCGTTGGTCAGCGCTCTCGCGGGTGCGAGGCGAAGGTGATCAGGTCGGTGACGCCATGGGCGAAGGCCTGGAATGCGATGTGGAGGCGGTAGAGCAGGGCGCCCATCAGGCAGGCTCCACGACAGGCGCGCGGGTCGGCTCTTCAAAGTCTGTCGCCGTTTTCAGCCATGCGCTCAGGTCGCGACGTTGAAGCTTGCGAAAGAGTCTCGGGCTGAAATGACCGTCTGTGTGAACGGAGTTGGGCTTCCAAGCTTTGATGCCGACCAGCTTCACCCCAACGGTTTCACCGTGCATGTTGGCGTAGTTCTGCCCCTCGCCATCCACCAGCAGCGACACTTCGCGGATGGTGTGAATCTGACCAACTGCGATGAAGCGGCCGGACTTTGGTCCAACGGCAATCACCTGCACTTCGTCGCCCGGTTTGAAGTCGCACATTAGGCTGCCCTCCGATCATCAGTGGCGTTCTCGGCGGCACGGCGCACGGCGCGGACCCGCTCAAGCGCTTCTTCGGCGTCGCGCTCGGCGCGGCAGATGGCGTCCAGATCGTTGGGGGACAGCCGGTCGTCAGCCAGGGCCTCACGAACGGCGGTGACGACGTCCATGCTCTCCTGGGCGAGGTCGAAGGCCAGTTCCTTGAGGCAGCCCGTGACCTTCGTCGGGAACATCCGGCGTTCAGCGATGGCGCCGGAATAGACCGGGCCCTGACCCGCGTATTCCTCCAGCGCGTCCATGACATCGGCCGGCATGGTCGAGGGGTCTTCGGGGTTTTGATAGCCGGACAGGGCCGACTTGCGGACCCGGCAGGCCCCGGCCGCCTCTTCCAGGCCGCCGCATTGGTCGATCAGCTCGCGGGCGAGCCGGGCGTGTTCACGATGGCTGAGCTTGTTCATGTGCTGCGGATGTTCCGGGCGGGTTTCCAGATGACCGAAGGGGCCGGTCAGGCGACGGAGGGGCCTGGCTGTTCGGGAGAAGGCGATTGGGCTTCAGAGTTCGCGGCGTGAGGATGTGGCTGGGCGACACCGATGCTCGCGAGGACGCGGACTGTTGGCCTCTGCGTGAGATCGTAAGCCTGTGCGGCCTGACGCTCGGCGGCGAGGACGCCCCGGATGATCGGGCGGTGCGCGGCCATTCCTTCGGCAAGAAGCGCCAGCAGAGCCAGCGCGTCAGACTGGCGACCGTCGGTGGCCAGCTTCTGGATCTCGATCACTGTCCCATAGGCGGCGTCGGCAACCACCAGCGTTTCGACGACCAGAGGGAGGCGGGCCGGTGAGGTGGACACGTCAGGCCGCCTTCTCGGTGGCGGTGTCGTCGTTGGCGGCGGTCGGGCAGGGCGCCGGGGCCAGCAGATCGGCCGGACGCACCTTGCCCTTGGTCGCCCGCTCAATCGCAACGGCGGTCTCCAGAGAGGGAACGGACTTACCGCGCCGGATGCGCGACGCCTGCGATCGACTGCAGCCGACGGCGTTTGCCAGCCACTGGTCGTCCCGCTCGGAACCCATCCATCGATCAAGCCTGGTCTGCGTCATGCGCAGAATGTGCACCACATGCACATAACAGGTCAAGGCGATTGTGCACGGTGGCCGCTGGCTGGCTTTTTCACGGTGCGCGAGAATGTGCACATGCCGCACAGCGAACGCCCCAAGCACTATTTGCGCCAATGGCGGAAAGCCTCTGGGCTTTCCCTCCAGGGCGTGCGCGACAAGGCGGAGGCGCTGTTCGAGGATCGCGTCGTCGCTGAAGGCGAGGAGGTTGACCTGAACAAGATCGGCCTCAGCCACTCGACCCTGAGCCGGATTGAGAGCTTCAAGAACCCCTACAATCAGCGGCTCCTTGAGGTGCTGGCCGAAGTTTACGGCACCGATGTGCCATCGCTCATCATGCGAAACCCGGAAGACCCGGAAGGCATCTGGACGATCATGGATCAGATCCCGGCCGCCCAGCGTCCTGTCGCGCTCAAGATGCTGAGCGGGCTAAAGACCGGGACGGACGGATGATCGGGCTGCTAGCGGCTTTCGCGGTGCAAACCGACGTCGACCCAAGCCAGGTCGGAGTATACGCTCGGGTCGATACCGTCAGCCAATATGTCGCTGTGGGCGCCACTTGCCCCCAGCTCGGTTATGTCGTCGCCGACGATTTTACCGATGTGCTCGTTACCCGCATTGTGGATGAGGCCAGCGCGGGCGGGGTGGATGAGGCAACGATAAATCGCTGGTCGGGCGACATTGTTGGCCGGCAAACCACGCTGTTTCGACAGGGCCTGTCCCGCGACCTTGATGCGCTGGAATCTGGCGGTGAGCCCCAACGGATCGTCGACGCTATGTTTGATCGGCACGAAGCGCTCTGCGCAAAGGCCGCCGCCGATCCGATCACAGTTGGCATCTTCACGGCTGAGCCACCTGATGTCCGGGCCGCAGCGCGCCAGGCCGCGTCCGATGAACTGCTGAAGGGCTATGGCAAGGCCAGCTGGCAAACGAGCAAAGTTTTCGCCACGGGGGAACTGTTGCTCGCACTCGGCATGTGCAAGAGCCAGATTTCGCCGGCACGACATGACGACCTCTTGGCCCGCCATCTTCCAACGCCAGCGGCTTCAGACCCGGCTAGCAAGTGGCTTTCCACTCAATATGTCGATGGACTGCAGGGCGCGCCGGAGATGGCGCTGGATGAAACACAGTGCGCGCGCCTTTTGAGGTCGCGCACAGCAGCGGCCTCCTAGCCTAGGCTGCCTCGGCCGGAACTGCCCCAGACCGCGCAATCAGTATGGGGTCTGTCCAGAAGTCGGCTTCCGGTGACCCCACCACCCGAAACACCACCACGCCCGCAGCCGCGCCCTTGTAGGCACGCGCCGCCCGTATCGCCGCGTCTTGGCTTAGCAGGCGGCGCATGTGTCCGGGGACCAGCCTTCCGGCCGACCTTTGATAGGGCTGAACGCAGTAGATCGTTCGCATCATGCACACACTGATTCCGGCTGACGATGCAGGAGTCCAGCCCTAGTGCTGCTCCCTACGTCCGTTTCTGTCGGGCTGGCTGTGCATCCCATGCAAATAATTATTGACACAGATTGTGCATGTGGTGCACAATTACTCCATCGAAACGGAGTGACCCATGTCTATCCATCCCGCCAACATCGACCGATCCGCCGCGCTTGAATCCGCGCGCTCGCTGATCGGTCACGCCTACGTCTCGTCGCCGGTCCAGGCTGACTGCTTCAACGGCTGGACCTTCATCGCTCAATGCTTCGGCGGCCGGGCTCCTTCGTTCTTGCCGGGCTGGGGTCCGCGCGATCGTTGGATGGCCATGGGCCAGTTCTTCAACCGCGGCATGAAGCTGACGACCCTGGCTGCGGCTCAGCCCGGCGACGTGCTGGTCTTCGACATGGGCCGCGACGGTCATCATGCCGGCGTCGTGTCCGAGACGGGCGGCGCCGAACCCAAGATGATCTCCTGCCAGTTCGGCAAGGCGGCGTCGCAGTGCTGGCTAGGCCGGTCCTGGACCGATCGTCTGGTCGGCGTCTTCACCTATGCCGACGCTGCAGTTCCGGCTGTGAACGACAACGCCCAGGTCGAGGAAGCGGCCTGATGCGCCACGTCTCCGAAACCATCCGCCCCATCATCGCCAACGCCGCCGCGCTGGTTGATCCCGGTCTGGTCCCGCCAACGCGGCTCAAGACCTTCATCGTCGAGGGCAACCGCATCCTCCAACGCTCGACCCGCCGCTGGCTGACGGTCGAGCAGGCGAGGGCGATGATCCCGGTCGCCGCTGATCTGGCGATCACGTCTGAGGCTCCGTTCGACGGCGTCCACGAGGTTCAGCTTCTCGATCTGGTCCGCGCCATTCGCGAGGCCGAGGGCAACGACGCGCCGCCGCCGGCTGTCATGCAGAAGGCGGCCTGACCATGGAAGCCATCGTCTGCCCTGGCGCCCAGCGTCTCTATGCTGTGGCCCTCGTCGGTCCCGACGGCGAGTTCACCCGGATCTCCGAGCATGACTGCCCGGCATCGGCCATCGCTGCCCGCAACGCCGCCAATCGTGCAGCAGAGGACGCGGTGAAGGCCCTGCGTCTGGTGCTGGCATGATCCGCCACCCCATCACCGGCGCCCTGGCCAATCCCGAATGGGATGGCGTCAGGGAGCGCTGGAACGAGCGGCATTGCAACGCCGTCCTCGCCGCCAGCCGGGCCGCGCCGAAGTCCCGCCGCTACCCCGTCAACCTGATCCGCGCCGTGTTCGTCCTCGGCATCGGCCTTCTCGTCCTAGGGGCGCTCTGGTCGCTGTGATCGCCTTCCAAATCCTCGTCGCGGCCGTGGGCCTGCTGGCGATCTTCTCAATCCCGGTTCGGAGGAAGCCTTGAGCCTTTCCAACCCCCTACCGCTGCCACCTCCCGGCAAGGTTTCGGTCCCAGGCGTCTATGCGCTGTCGATGGCCGAGTATCACGGCGACCTGTGCGTCGGCCCGTCGATCTCGTCGTCAGGCCTCCGCACGATCTGGAGCCAGTCGCCGGCGCACTATTTCCACGCCAGCCCCTACAATCCGGCGGGCTTCGTCCTGCAGGTCGTGGACGGGGTCGAGGTCATGGTCCCCAGGGATCAGCCCGAGCGCCCGCACTTCTCCATCGGGAAGGCTGCGCACCATCTGCTGTATCTCGGCCGGAAAGGCTTCGACGCTGAGTTCGTCATCCGCCCTTCGAAGTGGAAGGACTGGCGCACAGACGCGGCGAAGGAGTGGAAGGCCGAGCAGATCAAGGCTGGCCTGACGATCATCACCGACGCCGAGCTCGAAGCGATCACCGGCATGGCCCGTTCGCTGGGCGCCCACCCGCTGGTTAAGTCGGGCATCCTCGACGGCGCCGTGGAGCGATCCCTGATCTTCAAGGACGAGAAGACGGGCGCATGGCTCAAGAGCCGCCCCGACAACATCCCGTCGTCGTCTGGCCTGTTCGCTGATCTGAAAACCGCCGACAGCGTGTCGGACGACAGCCTGGAGCGCTCGCTGGCCAACTACGGATATCACATGCAGGCCGCGCTGGTCGGCATGGCCTCTGAGGCTGTTCTCGGCCGCCCCATGGAAGAGTTCGCCCTGGTCTGGGTCGAGAAGGCCCCGCCGCATTGCGTCCGCGTGACCGTGCTGACCGGCGCCGATCTGGAGCGCGGGCGGATGCAGTTGCGCCGTTCCATCGATCAGTTCGCCGAGTGCGTTGCGACAGGCGAATGGCCGGGCCCAG containing:
- a CDS encoding DnaB-like helicase C-terminal domain-containing protein; the encoded protein is MNAWDAAQARMDRLELEVATGKPKGVQTGLSSIDKRLGGLLPGSVIVMAGRPGMGKTALLGNVLYGAALRNPGKLFAGFSLEMDTDQLNDRALSRLTVEEDQPVSFSDIAKVQPLTSFDLQALHRAKQSIPKNLWLRDRAGVSVEDVSRAVWAMKRRGDLAAIGIDYLQLMRRPALAGRNEASAIAEMTGALKTLAREAKIAIILLSQLNRSVESRDDKRPMLSDLRESGSIEQDADAVLFPFREVYYLQKAEPKAHTDAHLEWEMEVAGLRTRMDVIIAKNRHGSEGSEPQDYRAEIDLITNTERS
- a CDS encoding DnaB-like helicase N-terminal domain-containing protein encodes the protein MMDPRDQDEGSNLPLNLEAEQALLGILLFSNEAHRQVHDLVTPEDFSEPYHQRIYALVGRLITAGKLAEPATIQNDLAPDPAFEHFGGLPYLRRLWDAAPPANTIRAYAEQIADTAVRRRLIKMATETLTSARDPEHSGYMAVAKARAELEEAERGAAPKTPCL
- a CDS encoding GcrA family cell cycle regulator, which produces MNIFAKVSRAEFTRLWEAGLSGTQIGDRLGISETSVRSIRKSFGLGDRRRGNALHTPETVEHVERLWLENKSASNIARLMGPTWTRNMVIGMVHRHGLSEGRKTNAKPGTVAKTAKVKPVREPRPRSIPSPRRPPSRSLSTCPSPSPTAPLSSAPRRPPPAA
- a CDS encoding helix-turn-helix domain-containing protein, whose product is MGSERDDQWLANAVGCSRSQASRIRRGKSVPSLETAVAIERATKGKVRPADLLAPAPCPTAANDDTATEKAA
- a CDS encoding helix-turn-helix domain-containing protein; translation: MPHSERPKHYLRQWRKASGLSLQGVRDKAEALFEDRVVAEGEEVDLNKIGLSHSTLSRIESFKNPYNQRLLEVLAEVYGTDVPSLIMRNPEDPEGIWTIMDQIPAAQRPVALKMLSGLKTGTDG
- a CDS encoding PD-(D/E)XK nuclease-like domain-containing protein; translation: MSLSNPLPLPPPGKVSVPGVYALSMAEYHGDLCVGPSISSSGLRTIWSQSPAHYFHASPYNPAGFVLQVVDGVEVMVPRDQPERPHFSIGKAAHHLLYLGRKGFDAEFVIRPSKWKDWRTDAAKEWKAEQIKAGLTIITDAELEAITGMARSLGAHPLVKSGILDGAVERSLIFKDEKTGAWLKSRPDNIPSSSGLFADLKTADSVSDDSLERSLANYGYHMQAALVGMASEAVLGRPMEEFALVWVEKAPPHCVRVTVLTGADLERGRMQLRRSIDQFAECVATGEWPGPGGTRRDAEYLTLPPWAAKRIDERLEIAAAEASDNDNTPNKEAA